The Arvicola amphibius chromosome 11, mArvAmp1.2, whole genome shotgun sequence genome has a segment encoding these proteins:
- the Zmat3 gene encoding zinc finger matrin-type protein 3 isoform X1, whose amino-acid sequence MILLQQAGLPPPKRPSTSPPMSVAARSTRTLQLPPQKPFGQEASLPLAGEEELAKGGEPDSALEELCKPLFCKLCNVTLNSAQQAQAHYQGKNHGKKLRNYYAANSCPPPARVSSVVEPVATPLLPVPPQVGSCRPGGRVILATENDYCKLCDASFSSPAVAQAHYQGKNHAKRLRLAEAQSNSFSDSAEAGQRRTRKEGSEFKMVASRRNMYTVQNNSGPYFNARSRQRIPRDLAMCVTPSGQFYCSMCNVGAGEEVEFRQHLESKQHKSKVSEQRYRSEMENLGYV is encoded by the exons ATGATTCTCTTGCAGCAGGCTGGACTTCCTCCACCTAAGCGACCCTCGACCTCTCCTCCTATGTCAGTGGCTGCCAGGTCCACAAGGACCTTGCAGCTTCCACCACAGAAGCCGTTTGGGCAGGAGGCATCCTTGCCTCTGGCAGGGGAAGAGGAGTTAGCTAAGGGAGGGGAGCCAGACTCTGCCCTGGAGGAGCTCTGTAAGCCCCTCTTCTGCAAACTCTGCAATGTCACCTTGAACTCTGCTCAGCAAGCCCAGGCACACTATCAG GGTAAAAACCATGGCAAGAAACTCCGAAATTATTATGCAGCTAACAGCTGTCCTCCTCCAGCCAGGGTGAGCAGCGTGGTAGAGCCTGTAGCCACACCCCTCCTTCCTGTCCCGCCACAG GTGGGCTCCTGCAGGCCAGGGGGCAGAGTGATCCTGGCCACTGAGAACGACTACTGTAAACTATGCGATGCCTCCTTCAGCTCCCCTGCAGTGGCACAGGCCCACTACCAGGGGAAGAACCACGCCAAGAGACTTCGTCTGGCTGAAGCTCAGAGCAACTCGTTCTC ggactctgcagaggcagggcaaaggCGGACCCGGAAGGAAGGGAGTGAATTTAAGATGGTGGCCTCCAGGAGGAATATGTACACAGTCCAGAACAATTCAG GTCCTTACTTCAATGCCCGCTCTCGGCAGAGGATCCCACGCGATCTCGCCATGTGCGTGACTCCTAGTGGCCAGTTTTACTGTTCGATGTGTAATGTTGGCGCTGGTGAAGAAGTCGAGTTCCGGCAGCATCTGGAGAGCAAGCAGCACAAGAGCAAAGTGTCTGAACAGCGGTACAGGAGCGAGATGGAGAACCTGGGCTACGTGTAG
- the Zmat3 gene encoding zinc finger matrin-type protein 3 isoform X2: protein MILLQQAGLPPPKRPSTSPPMSVAARSTRTLQLPPQKPFGQEASLPLAGEEELAKGGEPDSALEELCKPLFCKLCNVTLNSAQQAQAHYQGKNHGKKLRNYYAANSCPPPARVGSCRPGGRVILATENDYCKLCDASFSSPAVAQAHYQGKNHAKRLRLAEAQSNSFSDSAEAGQRRTRKEGSEFKMVASRRNMYTVQNNSGPYFNARSRQRIPRDLAMCVTPSGQFYCSMCNVGAGEEVEFRQHLESKQHKSKVSEQRYRSEMENLGYV from the exons ATGATTCTCTTGCAGCAGGCTGGACTTCCTCCACCTAAGCGACCCTCGACCTCTCCTCCTATGTCAGTGGCTGCCAGGTCCACAAGGACCTTGCAGCTTCCACCACAGAAGCCGTTTGGGCAGGAGGCATCCTTGCCTCTGGCAGGGGAAGAGGAGTTAGCTAAGGGAGGGGAGCCAGACTCTGCCCTGGAGGAGCTCTGTAAGCCCCTCTTCTGCAAACTCTGCAATGTCACCTTGAACTCTGCTCAGCAAGCCCAGGCACACTATCAG GGTAAAAACCATGGCAAGAAACTCCGAAATTATTATGCAGCTAACAGCTGTCCTCCTCCAGCCAGG GTGGGCTCCTGCAGGCCAGGGGGCAGAGTGATCCTGGCCACTGAGAACGACTACTGTAAACTATGCGATGCCTCCTTCAGCTCCCCTGCAGTGGCACAGGCCCACTACCAGGGGAAGAACCACGCCAAGAGACTTCGTCTGGCTGAAGCTCAGAGCAACTCGTTCTC ggactctgcagaggcagggcaaaggCGGACCCGGAAGGAAGGGAGTGAATTTAAGATGGTGGCCTCCAGGAGGAATATGTACACAGTCCAGAACAATTCAG GTCCTTACTTCAATGCCCGCTCTCGGCAGAGGATCCCACGCGATCTCGCCATGTGCGTGACTCCTAGTGGCCAGTTTTACTGTTCGATGTGTAATGTTGGCGCTGGTGAAGAAGTCGAGTTCCGGCAGCATCTGGAGAGCAAGCAGCACAAGAGCAAAGTGTCTGAACAGCGGTACAGGAGCGAGATGGAGAACCTGGGCTACGTGTAG